GTGCAGGGGATTTCCCCctgcaaagcagctgccagAGGGTCTCTTCAGGAAGGCAAAGGAGGAGTTCACCACTTGACTGCTCacaaaggaggaggaaaggagggcGTGGTCCTCCAGAAATTCAAAGGCATAGACTTCTCCCCAGGCCTCAATGGAGCAGTGCTGAACCTGACAGGACTTCAGCCCCAGTTGTTCTTCTTTACAAGGGCAAGTTGGCTCAGCAACAACAAACTCAGGGactgaaagaaatgaaacacCAGGACAAGGGGAACAGTTATGAGAAgcaatgagaaacagaaaacagatgtaATGATCTACCTCCCTAGGAAAAAATACTCTCCAAATGACAACAGTTAAAGAATTTGCATGCTTCCATTATTCCAAAGTGAGGATAACCTGACTGGGAACATACAACAGCTCTGAAACTGGCTCCTGAGTTATCAGTCCTTTGCTCCCTCAATAGGAAGAGTTCATTTAACAACAACTGAGAGAGTTTTAGTTTTACTTCTTCAGATGTTAAGTGCTGCTGAGTGAGAATCAGCATAACCCAGGCACTGGGATGAGCACCAGGTGAACTGACAAGTGGACAACATCCTTGCTTTATGGATTTGAGAATTCAAGACATCTCTTTAGGCTGCACTACCATCAATCCAGACCCAGAATACTCATCTctccctgcattttttttgcatttaggGCTATTCTTATGCTTGAGGCTTCCCAGTCAAAAGACCAGAACCTGTTAATGTCAGAAAAATACCAATATAGGAACAAGGACCACAGGAGGAATGTACAGAAAGATTTATCAGATCTCCTTCAATGGATTTTCAATACTGACCCAGTTCAACTGCTTTCACACTGAAACATGGATTGCCTCACTGAGCAATGTGACTCAGAAACTCTGCATGCTTGTCATATCAGGCTTTGTTAATAACTGTTCTTAGCACCACCAAACCTCCAGGATTAGAAATAAACCCAGAGCCACCTTTCAAAAATCAAGCAGGAAGGAGCCCTGCATACCATCAGGTGCTGAGCTGGTTCCAAAATAAGAGAAAACATCTTCCACATCCAAAGCACTGAGAAATTCCTgcatgaagaagaagaagaagattTACATTCTTTTACATAAAACCAAATGGATACAAGGCCATCACTTGACTGGACCCTCCTGGGAGGAATGCCAGCAGACAGCTCCAGCACCACCCACCCCAAGTGCTTTAACTTCGCTTTGACTTCActttaactttttctttaacTTCCCTTTAACTTCAATTTAACTTTGCTTTAACTTTCTTTAACTTTCGCTTTAACTTCGCAcccccagaggcagcagcagcagctttatCTTCTTGATAGCGAGGCCTGATGGCTCTTGGCTTCCCACACGTTGTCtgggctttgcttttctttcctagaAAGGACGAAAAACCCAAGAAGAGCTTCCTGGAAACGCATTTTTCTGTCGCTCGGACTCACCTCGGGGGGAGGCGCGGGCCCGCAGCGGCCCAGGGGCAGCGGCAGCACCAGGAGGGCCCAGGCCAGCAGCATGGCTGCGGCACCGGGGCACGGAAAACGCTTCTTTGGCCCCAAAACATCACGTGGAGCGGAAGGGTGCAGGGTTTAAACCAACAGGGGAGCTGAACCGCTGcgtagagagggagaaagggagggggaaggatCCGAGGGCTCGCAGGGACAGCTGAGGGGGGAGAAAGGGTTTGCGCAATGTTTGCTGCGGCCAGAGCAGTGACGAAGCTTCGGGGCAGCCTGAGCGGCCAAGGGGCGATGCgaggagtgtgtgtgtgtggggatgGACAGGGGCTGCGTGGGGTTCAAGCTGTGCCCCGCAGGGTCCCGCACGCCTCGCCTTGACAGCGGAGAGCAAAGGGGGGGGAACCGGGCCAGGCCCCGCAGCCCGGAACTCAAGGGCAGGTCAGTGTTCCCCGCCGGGCCGGTGCAGCGCTGCGCGGTCCCGCCATAGAGGGGAAGGTTAACGCGGGCCGGTTCGGGTTGGGTTCCTCAGGCCCGGTTCGGGTTCGGTCCCTCAGCCCCGCATGGCGAAGCAGAAGCCCCAAGAACCCCCGGCACCCAGCGCTGCGGCCCCCGGGAAGggcaagaggaagaggaggaggaggaagaaggtcCGGAACGGGGAAGAGGCGGCGGTGGGGAAAGGCCCCGGCGTGGCGGCGGCTGCGCCTCCCCGCACCCCCACGGAGATCTCCTGCAACTGGAGAGCGCTGCAGGAGGTGAGGGGACGGGAGGGGAGACTGGGGCGAGCTTAGAGTCATCCCGGGAGCGCTGGGGCCTGCGAGGGAGCCTGGGGCCAGCGTTGTCCAACGCAGCCCCACGTTGTagggaataattaaaaatatcatcATGATCAATAATGTCGGTGTCCaagtgctgcaggcagggagctgtgggacatcCCGCTGTAGGGAATTCCTCCAGAGCTCAAGTACCCTCAGGAGAGATGGTGGGGTCACAAATAGAGAATAATAATCCTTTCctacccacccaccccacctccctttttttttttctcctctgctttcattttagctactgaaacaaaaggcaaaaagctCCAATGGGTCCCTCTCCACATGccaaacacacagcaaaaagAAGAATCCACTGAAAGTAGGAGGTGGGCAAGAGGTCCCAGCCACccaagggaaggggaaggtggTAAAGGCCAAATCCAGCCAGAAAATGGACAGTGGGTCTTCTAAAGACAATCCTGCTCAGCCAAAGTCCAAGAAGGCTGCAAGAGAGAATAACTTAAATAGTAGCAAAAGCAATGGAAAAGgctgtcaagaaaaaaagaaaaatgggaatgTTTTAAAGGAGAATGGTGATGTAAAAcataagaggaagaaaactgaagaacacGTGGAGCAGCAACCCAAAGAGTGAGTACTTCAGGCATCATACCTGGATGTGTTTATTTTGGGAGGtgtgcacagagcagcacattCAAAGAGCTGCACTCTTCCAGGCCAAGTTTTGGGAGAAATATGGCACATTGCCTCTGCTCCTCAGATAGAGCCACAAACCTGCACAGGTGACAGGAGAAGACTGATTTTCAGACATAATTTCTtgatttaataaataaacaaacgTGCTTTTTCTGCACTCCAGAGGTGCAAGACTGCTTTCCtattaaatgtaattaaatcTTGACTTACCAGGGCTGAGATCTGGTTTGATGATGTTGATCCAAAAGACATTGAGGCAGCAATAGGACCTGAAGCAGCAAAAATTGCTAGAAGGAAGATGGGACTTGAAACAGATGAATCCAAGAAGCCTTTGGAGCAGGTGCTGgttaaagaaaaagcttctgaaGGGTGAGTGGAATTCCAGCAGGAAGGTTGGCAGCAGCAGTCATCTTCTTATCACTGTTTGTAGCTGCAAAGCTTGAGCTGAATCTACCCCAGCCTGCTGAGACCCAGCTGCCAAATTTCCCCTCTCTGTATCAATGTGTGACCCTTGTGAAGTGCCCAGGGAGGTCCCTGGGACAGAgctgtccccaaagtgtcctTTTCCCTGCAGGCTGACAAGAGCCATAGCCATGGACTGTGAGATGGTGGGAGTGGGAGCCAAGGGTGAAGACAGCATCGTGGCTCGTGTGTCCATTGTCAACCAGTTTGGGAAGTGCATTTATGACAAATATGTCAAACCCACAGAGGAGGTGACAGATTACAGAACAGCTGTCAGTGGCATTCGCCCTGAGAATATAAATACAGGTAGgtttttccccaaaaaaatgttctttaaggaggaaaaatttaTCAAGCACAGAAGCCTCGTTGGGTTGGAAAAGCTTTAGACCTGGTTATGGGAAATGGAGAAATTCAGTGCTGAAAAGAAATTGTGGTAAGAAGTGCTTTTTAGAGAGTGGTCACTAATGCCCTGGAAGAAATGAACTCATGGATCATGGTATGGGAATTACAGGGAGTTCCTTTCCTTTTGGTGCTGTGCTCTGTGGGGAACTCAGGGTGCTGTTCTGGCATGATTGCAGCCCCAAGGGTACAGCTGCTTCCACAGGAAAGCTGTAGTGCTCTACCTGTATCTCATCTGTGTGCTGACCTGTGGAGTGATGCTGAGTGTCTCCTTGTGTGGTGTTTTTAGGTGAAGATTTTACAACAGTTCAGAAGGAGGTGGCCAACATCTTGAAGGGAAGGATTTTGGTTGGCCACGCTCTACGCAATGACCTGAAGGTACCTGCTGGGACACTGCTTGTTCTGAGGACAACTCCAAAAATTTCAGACTGGTTAAATTTCTAAGGCATCATTCTGGATCAGATGAACACACCTGGGCTCCTAGAAACTACAACTGTGTTGTCAGTTTTGGGTCATTTCATGCTGCACCAGTTACAGCCCCAGCCTCTTGCCCACGGAAGTTCTTTAACTTCCAAATTCTGTTGCTCATGGCACTGATCTGACCACTAAAGAgccaggaaagaaataaaatgatgaaaaaaaggctttgcttTGCCCTAAAGCTCAGCAGCCTGGTCATGATTCCCAGAGACAGGTACCTGATGTCATGTTtgcagcagtgcctccaggttCAGCTGTTTCTCAGAGCAGGTGGAACTGTGCTTCTTGAATCCAGGGTCTGGGTGATCTTGGCCTTGTTTTTGAACTATTCATGGTTTTGAACTATTCCCTAtaaaggagggaaggaaagggcaggaagctgCATGTTCAGCTGGATAAATTTTAATGCAACAACAGGTTTTGGACTGGAAATGTCATCTCTTCCAGGTCCTGCTTCTGGATCATCCTAAGAAGAAAATACGTGACACACAAAAGTACAAACCCTTCAGAGAGAGAGTCAAGGTAAGAAACTGTCAGGAAGGTTAATTAGAGGAATTAACTTGAATTAGAGAAGAATTAACTTGACTCTAAACTTGTCCCTAACCCTTGTTCCTTCTTTCCTGCCCAAAACAGGCTTGCCTGCTTTTTGTCACTTGAAAATACCACTCCAGTCATGGGTTCCACAGTGTCTGAAATACCTCAGGAAGTCTCTGAGTTCAGGACAAACCCCCAGTACCTGTGCTCTAAATTCTGTGGCTCTCCCATTCTGCAGCATTTGCAAGGAGAGCAAAGCAGGCTGCTGGAGTGGTGCTTACAGTGAGGGTCATGCCACCTTCTTCATGGCTTTGTTTCCATGGGGATATCCATAGGGATATAAGGAAATAGATGGCTTCAAGTTTCTGCTTAAGCTGCAGGAGTAAATGCTCAGATTACAGGGAGATATTTTAAGTTTTGTAAATACAtactcaggttttctttttcacaacaaagcagaaatctttAGGGTAGGAAATGTACATAAAATCCTCTCAGCAGCACATGCATAAATCACATTTATTCTTGACAGAAGCTGAGAAGTGCCACACTTTGAGGAGTAGACAAAttagtatttatatatatatatatatatatatatatatatatatatgtatgtatatatatatatatatatctacacCTATATATATTTCCCATACTGCAAGAGAGCATCAACCTGTCTTTCCTCTTCCTAGAGTGGGAGGCCCTCCCTGAAGCTGCTCTGTGAGAGACTGCTCCATGTCCAGGTGCAGACCTCAGAGCACTGCTCAGTAAGTGATCATCACTCATTTTGGGGCAGATCAGCACTTTGCCTCTGGGATCTGGGTTCAGTCCAGAATGTTGTGGCTTCAGCTCTGTTTGGACACCAGCATGCAGTGAGATGTCAGCTCTGCTTCCTTGCTCCTGTGTGGCTGATTCCACTTGGATTATTTCCAGATTTTCATAAACATCTTTTTGCACGAGTCAactgtattttgtttaaatattaattcttattttaagatccctggggaaaaaagtaattctcAAGTATCTACTGCTTACCTCAGAAGCAGCATTGTGCACCATTGTGGTGGGGGGTGGATAAAATAGTGCTGAGAGCCTGCTGCTGGTGATGtaacagggacaggagctggaaagCAGGGCAGATTGGGAGGGTTTCTCCCAAGTTCTGTATCAAAAGCATTTTCCCATTATGGCTTTCCAAatcaggagcagaaagaagtgTGTGGCCATGCATTCTGAATATGTGTTTATGCCCTTGCCACAGAACCTACATCTAGAAAGAGATGATTAAATGTTAATTGGAAGCATGTACTAAAATAATGGGAGATTTGTCTGGTCATTAACAGTCATGTTCTTAAACCACATCAGCTGTTTCATTcagctccttttccctttcagatTCAGGATGCACAGGCAGCAATGAGACTGTACACcctagagaaaaagaaatgggaagcTGCTCTTAAGAACAAAtctaacaacaaaaaatgtaaaacgTGAAGGATTCTGCCTCCTCTGGTTTTATCTGCAGCATTTGCTACCTTCATGTCACATTCCAGGGCAGATTTAGAGACAACTCAGAACTGACAGCAGCTACTTCATAAAATCCAGACTACTGCTGGTGTCCTCTCTCTGGATAATCCCTGTCTGATGCCTACTGCTGAGTTTTAACAATACTTGTAAAAAATGCCTGCATTTCTGAAGGGTTTCCAGCAGTTTGATTTCTGCAAAGGAAATATAcaccaagttaaaaaaaatgtttctaaattaTAATGGATGAAGGAAGATGCTGTCATTGCTTTGTGGAAACTTCCAAGActaaaatcttttatttcagatattttaaagtCTACAAAGTAAGCTGACTTCTTAATTATTGCTGTTAGTTTCACAGTTGTTCTTCAGTCAACATCATAAATAACTTTATATATTGTTAATGGCCCAATGTGAATCTTTCTGGtgagaaaaaacttttaaactGTATCTGGAGGATCCAGGCTTTTATATCTGAACCAGAAGTGTGAATGTCTTGTTCTTAGATGAAAAGTTTTTCTTGTTCCAGTTTCAGAAGTGTTGCATCCACAAGGGTCATTATCTCCTGGAGAGAAAAGTGAGAATTGTCAAATACAAGATTACTTTATTGCTTcacttatttttatattcatttattaataaaaactgTGTCTAACAGAGGCCTTTAGAGtgagtattttttaaacacctgGGGGGGCTGATTCTGCAAAATCCAGAGCAGTCAGAATCACCAGAGTGAATACTAAAGCTGGGATTTAACCCAGGTGGCTCCTGGAAGGCAGCAAAGGTTTGGGAGAGCTACCAATTGCCTCTCACACCCTGCACTGCCAGCaggaaagttttctttctctgtcagCAGGAGCCACAGGGAACAATGAGTTATTTTTACAACAGAAGAGGGagttttctgctcttttgtgattcttttttttctgcactacCTCCTAACTGCAGTGTCCATCTCAGTGGTGCAGGTGGTGCCTGCAGGAGACACTGAACAGGTTTATGTGTGACAGGTTTATTTGTCTGAGACAAATCCTGTGAGCAGGCTAAAAGTGCAACTGCAAGAGAAAATTCAAGATTAATCAGGCCTGATGAAACAAACTTGtaattactgtttttttgaCAGCAAGTCATTGCTAAGAAAATATTAGTGCAACACATTACAGAGCTTGaataattttgctgtttctggTGTTTCAACAGTTAACTTTGTTGGAATTTAGCATAATTAAATCTTCAGGCAAACTGTCCCAAgcatttgttttttggttttgttgtttttttaaggatgtcacttaaaaataattggATGCAATATACTTACTCCTGTAAACTTGAGCCTGCTTAGGATGAAGAGTGTAGTAAATTAATGCAGTGTCCCAGGAgaccacaaaatattttttaaaattgacagcataaaggaaaaaagaaaccaaacactTTCAACTGGTTCTTTTCAGTAATTAAAACTATTCTTAGAAACTCTTCACACCTTATACTCCTAATTCTGTCAGGGGCTGCCCTGTGTAACTCCACCTATCTAAACATGATAAAGCCTAAACCAGAAATACCACACTAAGCATTGACCCTTAATTATCACAGTGACTTGTACATACCATGCTagatgaaaaacagatttttatttcagacagCAAGTCTTCCATTTTCTGGGACAGCATCTCCTTCACAACATCATCTGTAATGTAAATTAACAGGATTATTTATGGTTACAACTGGTGTCAGCAGGAGCtgaagaggagcagggaggggacagacCTTCACAAACAGAAGGCAAAACAAGATGAAGTTACTACAGCATCAGAGGGGCTTTTATTCAGTTCCAACCAGTCCTTTCTCAGGTACAGCTCACTCAGGTACAGAGCACTCAGGTACAGAGCACTCAGGTACAGAGCACTCAGGTACAGAGCACTCAGGTACAGAGCACTCAGGTACAGAGCACTCAGGTACAGAGCACTCAGGTACAGAGCACTCAGGTACAGAGCACTCAGGTACAGAGCACTCAGGTACAGAGCACTCAGGTACAGAGCACTCAGGTACAGAGCACTCAGGTACAGAGCAACACATCTCCAAGCAGCTGCTGTTAGGGTTTTCTTTACTCTCTTGTggatgggaagaggaagagactCAACAAGCAGCACAGGCTCACCATGCTGAACCATCTCCTTCATCAGCACACAGATACTTTCCACCACTTCTGCATCATCAAAGAGAAGGTGGTAGGCATCTCTGAGCAGGTTTATTCCACTGCCTTTTGGGTCAGTAATAAATCTCAAAGCTGGTATTTCTGAAAGAGAGATAAACACTGCTGGATTACCTGGTAACTGCAGGCTGCATTATCTGCTTTGCAGTCTCCTACTCCAGGTAGCACACAAGCTAATATTTACCCAGGAagtaatttctgttattttctgccttcctaAAAGCTACTTTGAAGTACATTCAGGCAACAAGTAGAAGATCTTACATGCAGCTGGCACTGTCACATATGGCAGAAGTGATATTTTCATGTTTACTGTTTTCACACTGATTGAGCTCAACCCCTTTCCACagttgaaaaaattaattttaaaataagtaacagCACACTGAAGTGTTTTAGTTAGGTTTGTTGTTAAGTTAGATTGTGCTGACCTAATCACGCAGTCATGCTGGAcccatgggaagaaaaaaaatttgtaccTCCAGTCCCACCATCTCTTCCCTTCCTACAAAAAAAGAACTGGGGAGAGCAGGTGCCAATTCCAATATGAACTCTTGAGCTAAACAGAAACCTCCCCTTCTGAGCTGGTTTGTAATTCATAAAAGAGAAATGCTGGGTGTTACCAGACAGCCTTAGGAGGCTTGCCAAAGCCAGGCAGGTGTTCTTCACCAGCATGGGTCTCTCTGGGTTGGTCCTGAGAGCCTCCAGCAGAAGCATGGTTGTGGGCTCATATTCATCCTCAGTTACacagcctttaaaagaaaaaaaaaacccaaacaacatGTTCAAGCCCCCCCAAAATTAGATATACTCAAAAGCCTTTAAAATACTCATCAGCATTTCAACTTCTGCCTCCTGTTCtgaaatgactttttaaattgtCTGATACAAGTTACAAAGAAATCATGTGAAATCctgcactgcaggaaaaaaaggccCCAAAAAAGCTTTACTA
The nucleotide sequence above comes from Heliangelus exortis chromosome 22, bHelExo1.hap1, whole genome shotgun sequence. Encoded proteins:
- the REXO4 gene encoding RNA exonuclease 4 isoform X1; this encodes MAKQKPQEPPAPSAAAPGKGKRKRRRRKKVRNGEEAAVGKGPGVAAAAPPRTPTEISCNWRALQELLKQKAKSSNGSLSTCQTHSKKKNPLKVGGGQEVPATQGKGKVVKAKSSQKMDSGSSKDNPAQPKSKKAARENNLNSSKSNGKGCQEKKKNGNVLKENGDVKHKRKKTEEHVEQQPKEAEIWFDDVDPKDIEAAIGPEAAKIARRKMGLETDESKKPLEQVLVKEKASEGLTRAIAMDCEMVGVGAKGEDSIVARVSIVNQFGKCIYDKYVKPTEEVTDYRTAVSGIRPENINTGEDFTTVQKEVANILKGRILVGHALRNDLKVLLLDHPKKKIRDTQKYKPFRERVKSGRPSLKLLCERLLHVQVQTSEHCSIQDAQAAMRLYTLEKKKWEAALKNKSNNKKCKT
- the REXO4 gene encoding RNA exonuclease 4 isoform X2, with the translated sequence MAKQKPQEPPAPSAAAPGKGKRKRRRRKKVRNGEEAAVGKGPGVAAAAPPRTPTEISCNWRALQELLKQKAKSSNGSLSTCQTHSKKKNPLKVGGGQEVPATQGKGKVVKAKSSQKMDSGSSKDNPAQPKSKKAARENNLNSSKSNGKGCQEKKKNGNVLKENGDVKHKRKKTEEHVEQQPKEAEIWFDDVDPKDIEAAIGPEAAKIARRKMGLETDESKKPLEQVLVKEKASEGLTRAIAMDCEMVGVGAKGEDSIVARVSIVNQFGKCIYDKYVKPTEEVTDYRTAVSGIRPENINTGEDFTTVQKEVANILKGRILVGHALRNDLKVLLLDHPKKKIRDTQKYKPFRERVKIQDAQAAMRLYTLEKKKWEAALKNKSNNKKCKT